One Stenotrophomonas maltophilia DNA window includes the following coding sequences:
- a CDS encoding GspH/FimT family pseudopilin: protein MSLRHRPARLNRGLHLIELLIAVMVLAVLLALTWSPWQRMLRHFQAETLRAELVASLAMARSAAITERHRVTVCGSSDGMTCDQAWSQGWRVQVEPANSATGTARELRVHRARQRHVDLRTSDHRPDVRFRPDGRNAGTNQSIVLCVDGQEHSRVIISVPGRVRSQRPQRPTAC from the coding sequence ATGTCCCTTCGCCATCGCCCTGCCCGGCTCAACCGCGGGCTCCATCTGATCGAGCTGCTGATTGCCGTCATGGTGTTGGCGGTCCTGCTGGCGTTGACCTGGAGCCCTTGGCAACGCATGTTGCGGCACTTCCAGGCGGAGACGCTGCGCGCGGAACTGGTCGCCAGTCTGGCGATGGCACGCAGCGCCGCCATCACCGAGCGCCACCGCGTGACGGTCTGTGGCTCATCGGATGGCATGACCTGCGACCAGGCATGGAGCCAGGGCTGGCGGGTGCAGGTCGAACCGGCCAACAGCGCAACTGGCACCGCAAGGGAACTGCGCGTGCACAGGGCACGCCAGCGTCATGTCGACCTGCGCACCAGCGATCATCGGCCCGACGTGCGGTTCCGGCCCGACGGCCGCAATGCCGGCACCAACCAGTCCATCGTGCTGTGCGTGGACGGGCAGGAGCACAGCCGCGTCATCATCAGCGTCCCCGGACGGGTCAGGAGCCAACGCCCGCAAAGGCCCACCGCCTGCTGA
- a CDS encoding type IV pilin protein produces MHVYSRRRTATGFTLIELMITVAVVAILAAIALPSYQAYVRKANRAQAKADLVELAQMLERRHTVENTYAGMTLPFSQSPRDGTARYTLSYVGTPNGSSFTLQAAPTEIQKKDDCGTLSLDQAGRKTPNASKGPGCW; encoded by the coding sequence ATGCATGTGTACAGCAGGCGTCGAACCGCCACCGGCTTCACCCTGATCGAGCTGATGATCACCGTGGCCGTGGTTGCCATACTTGCTGCCATCGCGTTGCCTTCGTACCAGGCCTATGTGCGCAAGGCCAATCGTGCCCAGGCCAAGGCCGATCTGGTCGAACTGGCGCAGATGCTGGAGCGGCGGCATACCGTGGAGAACACCTATGCGGGCATGACGCTGCCGTTCTCGCAATCGCCACGAGACGGTACCGCCAGATACACGCTTTCCTACGTGGGAACGCCGAATGGCAGCTCCTTTACCCTCCAGGCGGCACCGACCGAGATCCAGAAGAAGGACGATTGCGGCACACTGAGCCTGGACCAGGCCGGACGAAAGACGCCGAATGCCAGCAAGGGGCCCGGATGCTGGTAG